GGGAGCAGGGCCCTGTACTCCACCACCAACTTGATTTTGCATCCACCCTGCATATTGCCTACCTGAATACCCATGAATGAACAGCATTTTAATACCAGGTGGTGGTTCCAGACCATCAAGGACAGCCTGCTCCAACTCAGTGTTTACCTCTTTTGTGTAATCTGCCATCCACTCTAGGCCCAACCTCTGTAAGTTTGTCTTCTGTTTCAAGCATACCACGTGTGCATCATTAGTATCGATCACATGTTGAATACCTATGATTGTTAGTTCCTCACCAAACCTAGATACATTTGCAAGCTCTGACATTCCAGCAAACTTTTCTCCCTTACCAATAGCAAATAAGCCCAACTTTTGTAGTCGACTGAGCTGTCCAATGCCTACAGGCATTCCTACCAATTTTGTACAATAATTTAGGTTCAAAACTTGAAGCTTATCCAAGTTGCCGATGCCTTCAGGCAGCTCTACTAGCTCACAACAATCCTGAAGGTCCAAACACTCCAGATTTTCCAGTTTTGTCATACTTGATGGTAGCCTCTCAATTTTGCTGGAACTTAGTCTCAACAATCTTAGCATTTTGTTTCTGCCGATGGAATCTGGCAAGCATTTCAGCTCTCTACACCGTGATAGGTTCAATGTTCTTAACTTCTGCAACTTACCAAAAGAGTCTGGCAACACTGTAAGCTTACTGCAACTGCAAAGATCAATACTTGAAATCATATGACAATCACCAATAGAATCTGGCAAACTCTTTAGCTTTATACAGTTCGACAAGCTTAGTGTTCTTAACATTTTCATCTTACAAATGGATTTGGGTATCTCGAGAAGTGAATAGCTTCGTGTTACATGAAGTGCTTGCAGGCTCCAAACATCTGACAAAGTCTCAGGAAGTTTTTCACAATCTAGTTCTGAAACGGCAAGATATTTCAGATACTTAACTTGAGATATGGTGTTAGCTCCTTCTGCATTGAGATATCCCGCCATAACACTGCGCAAGTGCTTTGCATGCTTCAATGCCATGGCATATATGTAATGTTCATACTTACGCATATATACAGCACGtgcttttctaaaaaaaaatttaGGTGCCATATGTTCTGTCTGTTTAATCAAAGAAAAATATCTATAGCTCTTTGTGGTACTGCTGCTTGCCTCGTTTGGCATGTCAAGTGAAATTTCATCACCCAAGATGGACAAGGCAAGATCATGAACCAAATCATGCATCCCACATGTCACTCTCCCATCTATTTCCCTGACATTTTGTAGGAAATACACTTGCATAAGAGACTCAAAGTGGTTATGGCCAACATGCTCCAAGTCCAAGCAATCAACACCATCCTCTACGGCGATCATATCATGAGCAATCCATAGGTCAATCAATTGCTCTTTATCAATCCTATGACCTTTAGGAAACAATGAACATATTTTAAAACACTGCTTGAGATTAAATGGCAGATGGGAATAGCTTAACCTTAAGCATGCAgctactctatcttctttaccatCAACATTCAATAAATTTCTCTCTCTCACATCCTGCCACTCTTCTATCCGCTCCTTCCCATGGAGAGCACCTGCAAGTACTTTAATTGCTAGTGGCACCCCACCACATTTGTCCACAATCGCTTTCCCAACCTCTTCAAAATCCCAACCAGTAGGAGGTGTTACCAAGCTTTGTTGGAATAGTTTCCAGCTGTCATCTGGAGACAAGAATGGTAAGTAAAATTGGTTGGTGGATCCCACTATTACCGCAACTTCTCTGTTCCGAGTAGTAAGTAAAATCCTGCTTTTAGGTGCGCCAACCTTTAGACATACCATGAATTCTTCCCACTCATCTCGTGAGTTGGTCCAAACATCATCCAATACAAGAAGAAACCTTTTGCCCTTCAACTTGTCCGAGATAGTTTGGTTCATATAAGGCAAGGCATGGGTTCCTGGATTATTGTCAGAAAAAGCTTCAAACAATTTTTTGATGAGATcattgacaacaaattcttttgacACATGAACCCATAGTCTAACTTCAAATAAATGCCTCTCTATAATGTTACCATCATTGAAAACCAGTTTAGCCAAGGTAGTCTTCCCTGACCCACCAAGCCCGATGACCGAAACTATCTTAATTTTCTGTTGATCACCATTCTCTTCAAGCATGGATATTATCTCCTGCTTATCTTTATCTCTTCCAACTACTAATGCCTCGTCAACATTAGGCAATGATGTCACCTCCTTTGTTCTCATGTTCGTAAGTCGAACAGGAGGATCCACACTATTTGTTATTGCTAGGTAGTCAGTTCTTTGCTTCACGATTGCAGCAAATCTCTTCTTGATTGCCTTGATCTTGTTGGCTGAGTTGCATTGAAAAACAAATGATTTTGGTATTGTGCACAGGTATTTGGACACAATACCACTGTCACCATTGGAGTCATGTTTTTCAGCCTTTAGCTGGAACTCATCAACAACATCATCAACATCATAAGAAATATCTTTCAACTTTTTCAGCCAAGCAAATGATTGTGTACTTCCAATAGAATTTTCTGCTGTTTTTTCGAGCCAAAAGTTGATCCCCTCAACAAGATCATGGAGCTCGTGGAGATCTTCCTTGACACCCACTATAGAGCTGTACTCTTTGATTAGTAGTGGAGCTAATTTATTGCCCACAACCTTCAAGGTTCCAGATACTAAAGCAGATATGGCAGCAGCTTCTACCCCGGTCATTTTTCTTATAGATTCTCCTGTGCCAAATATTAATTTCCTGCAAAAATGAATTCGCAGTGAGCAGCCAAACATGAGGCCAGAATTCAAAAATAAGCTGTACCAAATATGGCTCCACATGCATGATGAAACTACATCATTCCTATTGTGCTTTGATGTGAGTATTAGTTTTTTTCTGCTGAATTAATGCATGAACAGTACCAATGCCAATGTCAGAGAAGATTTCATTCAAATAATAATCTGATAGAAGTGTACAAAATAGTAGCCGGTATATTTGAGATATCTTACCTGGGTAAACAGGTGCTCAAGTACGCATCCCGCCTTTCGGTCTTCGTGTTGCTGAAGTGCTCCTTTACAAACAATGTAGAATTCCTTCTAACATAACAGTGAACTCGACATAAGAAGTGTCTTCTATGTCCGAAAATTAGAGAGCAGGATATAGGAGAGTACAAGATACAAAGTACATGAACATGAACTATTCAACGATGCCAACATTAACATACCACTGCCTCTAGAACTGACAAATAAATAGCAGTCCTTTGCCCAGATTATGATCTATGACTGATGAGTGCTCCAGTATTAAGTACCTTTAGTATACAGATTTATGTGCCGGAAAAACTACAGGCATCAGAGACAAAATAAACAAATTCTTGACTAGAGCAAGCATGAAAATCAAATAGGATGTATATTATTTATCAGAAATAAACTAAATACCTGGAGCTAAGGGATTTGCTGCTGTTGCTATGCCATCTCCAAATGTGGCCTTCTTTTTTCTCCTCTGCAACGTGCGCACCAGAGTACCAGACCCACATGGACCATAGTCACAATAATGTAGAGGACCCACACAACTGAAAGGAGAAATTAGATTTTACCCCTCCGTTTTGGAACAAATCAAAATATCGAACAAAATGTTATGCTTTCAAACCTTGTCAATTTGTCAAGGATGGGTAAATACAGGCATTTGTGTTAGGAATTGAATACGGCAAAATCAGTGGGACGTGTTATtcttcaaactaatatcttcattATCTCTTCTCTCACACACATACACAGCTCAAGGCTATCacatttcatggtgcatgaaCAATCCAGTAGCTTTTAGTAGTATCAAGCACCTCTTGACTAGCAAAACTCAATTTGCTTTTGACTTGCATCTTTTCAACTCATACTTGCGTCTAGTTTCACTTCTTCGGACTTTGTTAGAAACTTCAAAGATCAACCAGTGTATAGCATCCACTAATCAATTTATTTTTTCTCATCTCAAGAAAATAAATTAATTACAACATTCTCCCCTTAATTTGTTTTCTTAAGATATCTTCTTCTTTCTAGCAATCATTTCTCTCAACAGAATCCCCGTGTGGCGGCGGCTGGTGGCGGCCCTCCCTCCAACGTGGTGCATCGCGACCCAATGCCTTGGGCCTGGATCTATCGTCCTCATGTGGCGATGGCCGGCGCCTCAACCCCCAGCGTGGCGCACCGTGACCCCCCGTAGTCGCGTCACTGAGCCCCATTCTAGGCTTCTTGGGCCTGGATCTGCCGTCCACGTGTGGCGGCCGACGCACCTCCTCTAGCGCGGCGCACCGTGAGTCGACGTGGTCACGTCCCTGAGCCCCCCTTCTAAGCTTCCCGGTCATGGTCCGCCATCCCCGTGTGGCGGCGGCCGGTGCCACTAACCCCAGCGTGGCGCATCGTGACCCACCACGGTCACAATACTAAGCCCCCCTCTTCTAGGCTTCTCGGGCCTAGATACTCCACCCTCGTGTGGCCACCGGCACCCCTCCCTCCTGCGGCGCACTGTGAGTCGACACGATCATGTCCTCGAGCCCCCTTTCTGGACTTCCCAGAAATGGATCTGCTGTCCTTGTGTGGCGGCGGCCGGTGCCACTGATCCCCCAGCACAGCGCACCACGTGCCAACGCCCCGGGCCCAGATCTGTCGTCCCCATGTTGCAGCGGCCGACGCCACTCCCCCTGCGCAGCGCACCATGACCTGCCGCGGTTGTGTCCACGAGCCCCGACATTGCCTTCCCCATGTGTCGGCGGCCGACGCCCCCGCCCCTAGTGCACTCGCCATACCATGCGTGTCGGGGTTCTGGCCAGCCCAGCTCTACGCTGGACCAACGACGACGATCGCCCTCGAGTGGATTTCCTTCTTGAAGTCGTCGCTAAGGAACCTCTTGTGGCCTTCTCTCCTCGGTCAGCCAGGTCAATGTGTAGTTCTCCTCGGCACAAGACTTGGGCGAAAGCCTTGCTAAGCTCCTGCTTGGCCGATGATGATTATGTTTTGAATTCATTTACCTCGCTGAGGCATCGCCTAAGAGCTCATGTGCCTTGGTGGTAATGGTGGTGTTGCTTTTCTCTTCTTCCTGGTATTTTTGTGTTTGTGCCACCGTTCCCTGGGGCAGGAgcatttgttgttgttgttgttgttgttgttgttttattTTCCTTATTAGTGGATATGCCACAACCTCGCCCTTGTGCTAGGGCCGTTGTATGGTTTTAGTCTGGTTTTCGATAATTAACCGGACGAAAGGGTTTTGCCTCGTTCCCTAGAAACGAGGCTGTTGACAATATATCAAAACTATTCAAGTGGGgattgtcccccccccccccgtgacaCTTCAAAAAAATCCTCTTATGTCATTATTAGAGAAACTAAAATTTCCCCTTAAATCTACAACTAAATTAAAACATCtattattatgaaaaataatttaaaaCCCATAAATTACATCTATATATAATTCTAAATTACCCGGCAAAGCAGAGATGAATGTATATCATGTACACTTGGCAGAACCTGAGAAGCTTGAGAAAACCCAGAGGATGTGTCAAAACAAGAGCCCTCAGAGCAGATCAAGTTTTAGTGCCCCTAAGCCAAGGAAGGTAGCCTCCTCCCTCGAGTCGGTCGAATAGAAATAAGAAACATGAAAACCAGTGAACCAGGGTAAGATGAACATACCACAAGTAGAGAAGAATCAATAGGACAGCATCCTTGTAGTTGCAATGATCTATGACTAGGGAGTGTTCGGCCTTCAGTTCAGTACCTAGCTGAGACCAGTTAGAAGAAAGCTCATGTTATTTACCCAAGAAATTACAGGTGCAAGCAGAAAGTATATATAGCAGGCGAAGGAGTACAAGGAAATATATAGGGTGGACGACGACTGAATGATCGAAGAGGTGGCAGAGTAGTAGAGCAAAATACCTGGAGCTCAGATGTGTTGCCGTTGCTTGTGTGTACAGCAAGACGGAAAGTTTGGGCGCCGGCCTTGGTTTGCACAACGCAGGCGCATCAACTTATCTCCTGAGACCTCGAGGGCAGGGTTCTGCTTCTGCACTGCTAGGTTCTAAAGTAAGGGAGGGTAGCAACTGCTAAAGCAAGGTGTAGTCGTCTCTAGGAGTACAAGCAAAAGCAGATGTCGACGGCTAAAGTAAATTACCCGGCAAAGTCATATCACTGGAACACCTTTTTTTTAGTAGATAATAAAAAGAAGTTTCTGGCTTTTATCCCTTTATATTAAAGAGGAACGAACCAACTTTTTTTTACAACCCAACACTTTAAGACAAACAAAGAAATTTAAGACAAAACAACTCAAGACCCAATTTTATTTATCGAAGGATACAAAGAGAGTCAACGCTGTCGTTTCTAAAATTTAGCCATGAGCGCTTGTCAATCTTCACACTGTTGTAATTGGATCTCTCATCATAAGAGCTTGTAAACTATTGCGTGGTCTGAACGTAACATCAATCCAGGTAGGTGCCTCACGTCGTGTGACTGCCCTTTGATTAGGAAGCAAAGGTTTATGTGTTTTAAGCTTATATACTTGTATAGACACCTGAGTGTCTGACTTTAAAACTTTTATGCAAGGGCCTGATAAGAGGCAGGATTTCTACTAGAGAGGTTACAATATGTCGGAATTGGTATAAGCAGTGTGAAAAACATTTAAGTTTGTTATTACTAGCTGAGGCAGCTGCCCTTCTATTGGTCAGGCTCACTAGAAATAATAGTGTTTTTGACAAGTGTAGTCTAAAAATGTTTTTGCACGTCTTATTTAT
This sequence is a window from Miscanthus floridulus cultivar M001 chromosome 10, ASM1932011v1, whole genome shotgun sequence. Protein-coding genes within it:
- the LOC136486093 gene encoding putative disease resistance protein RGA1, with protein sequence MTGVEAAAISALVSGTLKVVGNKLAPLLIKEYSSIVGVKEDLHELHDLVEGINFWLEKTAENSIGSTQSFAWLKKLKDISYDVDDVVDEFQLKAEKHDSNGDSGIVSKYLCTIPKSFVFQCNSANKIKAIKKRFAAIVKQRTDYLAITNSVDPPVRLTNMRTKEVTSLPNVDEALVVGRDKDKQEIISMLEENGDQQKIKIVSVIGLGGSGKTTLAKLVFNDGNIIERHLFEVRLWVHVSKEFVVNDLIKKLFEAFSDNNPGTHALPYMNQTISDKLKGKRFLLVLDDVWTNSRDEWEEFMVCLKVGAPKSRILLTTRNREVAVIVGSTNQFYLPFLSPDDSWKLFQQSLVTPPTGWDFEEVGKAIVDKCGGVPLAIKVLAGALHGKERIEEWQDVRERNLLNVDGKEDRVAACLRLSYSHLPFNLKQCFKICSLFPKGHRIDKEQLIDLWIAHDMIAVEDGVDCLDLEHVGHNHFESLMQVYFLQNVREIDGRVTCGMHDLVHDLALSILGDEISLDMPNEASSSTTKSYRYFSLIKQTEHMAPKFFFRKARAVYMRKYEHYIYAMALKHAKHLRSVMAGYLNAEGANTISQVKYLKYLAVSELDCEKLPETLSDVWSLQALHVTRSYSLLEIPKSICKMKMLRTLSLSNCIKLKSLPDSIGDCHMISSIDLCSCSKLTVLPDSFGKLQKLRTLNLSRCRELKCLPDSIGRNKMLRLLRLSSSKIERLPSSMTKLENLECLDLQDCCELVELPEGIGNLDKLQVLNLNYCTKLVGMPVGIGQLSRLQKLGLFAIGKGEKFAGMSELANVSRFGEELTIIGIQHVIDTNDAHVVCLKQKTNLQRLGLEWMADYTKEVNTELEQAVLDGLEPPPGIKMLFIHGYSGRQYAGWMQNQVGGGVQGPAPFPFLRVMLLCDLPNLKHLDGLVELPCLEELWLLRMPSLESISGGPFPSLVKLKMDYLYCLGEVWMVTETTMPDVEDGGGCYNLTPHLGQVRVGSCLTELEINCCPKLEVMPRLPPSLQRLILQGSEQVLQSPGQCQGSSSSPSFNKLKKLQLRNVTGLGSGHGWELLQHMTALESLEIIFFSGVQTELPESLWSLTSLKVYGWSNIRMLPESLGKLRSLQKLTIKFCDSLISLPQSMGKLTSLQLLKIGWCEALHQLPDCFGELCSLRKLKIIGLPEQTCLPQSICRLTTSLQGLIIHDCPGIKSLPEGIKVLTALKQLMICLCPDLERRCKRGTGEDWHLISHIPDVWF